In the Bacillus shivajii genome, one interval contains:
- the htpG gene encoding molecular chaperone HtpG, with amino-acid sequence MPKMEFKAESKRLLEMMVNSIYSQKEIFLREIISNASDAIDKMYYKALTDDAINFDQDNFYIKVTSNKDDRTLTITDTGIGMTKDELEENLGTIAKSGSLAFKNENEMKDDHDIIGQFGVGFYSSFMVAEKVTVVTKAYGSDEAYRWESDGVEGYTIEPCEKAEIGTTITIYLKENEEEENYDEFLEESRLKNIIKKYSDFIRYPIKMDVTVHEPKEDDSEETVETIEEQTVNSMVPIWRKNKSELTDEDYENFYQEKRYGFDKPLKHIHINVDGTIRYNAILFIPETIPFDYYSKEFEKGLELYSSGVLIMDKCSDLLPDYFGFVKGMVDSEDLSLNISREILQQDRQLKAISKNIKNKIKNELKSLLKNEREKYEKFYESFGRQLKYGVYSDFGQNKGDLQDLLMFYSSTEKKLVTLEEYVSRMPEEQKYIYYATGDSYDRIEKLPQTELVADNGYEILYFTEDVDEFAIKMLMSYQEKEFKSVSSGDLGLDSDDDKNEEETTEHKELFEEMKSVLGEKVKDVRVSKRLKSHPVCLTAEGEVTIEMEKVLQNMPENQHVKADKVLEINHSHDIFNSLKQAFENDKEKFNLYTNLLYNQALLIEGLPLEDPVAFTNDMSKIMN; translated from the coding sequence ATGCCGAAAATGGAATTTAAAGCAGAATCTAAACGTCTCTTAGAAATGATGGTTAACTCCATTTACTCACAAAAGGAAATTTTTCTGCGTGAGATTATCTCTAATGCGAGTGACGCAATTGATAAAATGTACTACAAAGCGCTAACAGATGACGCCATCAATTTTGACCAAGATAACTTTTATATTAAAGTAACATCAAACAAAGATGATCGCACATTAACGATTACCGATACTGGAATTGGGATGACAAAGGACGAGCTTGAGGAAAACTTAGGAACGATTGCAAAAAGTGGCTCTCTTGCATTTAAAAACGAAAATGAAATGAAAGACGATCACGATATTATCGGTCAATTTGGTGTTGGCTTCTACTCTTCTTTCATGGTCGCAGAAAAGGTAACTGTTGTAACAAAAGCATATGGCAGTGACGAAGCATATCGCTGGGAGTCAGACGGTGTTGAAGGCTATACGATCGAGCCTTGTGAAAAAGCTGAAATTGGAACGACAATTACCATCTACTTAAAAGAAAACGAAGAAGAAGAAAACTACGACGAATTTTTAGAAGAGTCCCGTCTAAAAAACATTATTAAAAAGTACTCTGACTTCATCCGTTATCCAATTAAAATGGATGTCACTGTTCACGAGCCGAAAGAAGACGATTCTGAAGAAACAGTAGAAACGATCGAAGAACAAACGGTAAATAGTATGGTTCCAATTTGGCGTAAAAATAAAAGCGAGTTAACAGACGAAGATTACGAAAACTTCTATCAAGAAAAGCGCTACGGTTTCGATAAACCGCTAAAGCACATTCATATTAATGTTGATGGGACGATCCGCTACAATGCGATCTTATTCATTCCGGAAACGATTCCGTTTGATTATTACTCAAAAGAGTTCGAAAAAGGGTTAGAGCTATATTCTAGCGGCGTGTTAATTATGGACAAGTGTTCAGATCTTTTACCTGACTATTTCGGCTTCGTGAAAGGAATGGTTGACTCAGAAGATCTTTCTTTAAATATTTCACGTGAAATCTTACAACAAGATCGCCAGCTAAAAGCAATTTCGAAAAACATTAAGAACAAAATTAAAAACGAATTAAAATCACTACTTAAAAATGAACGTGAAAAATACGAGAAGTTTTATGAATCATTTGGTCGTCAGTTAAAATATGGCGTTTATAGTGATTTCGGTCAAAATAAAGGTGATTTGCAAGACCTACTAATGTTCTATTCTTCAACTGAAAAGAAACTTGTTACATTAGAAGAGTACGTATCACGTATGCCAGAAGAGCAAAAGTACATTTACTATGCAACTGGTGATTCTTACGATCGTATTGAAAAGCTTCCTCAAACTGAGCTCGTTGCAGATAATGGCTATGAAATTCTCTATTTCACTGAAGACGTTGATGAGTTCGCGATTAAAATGTTAATGAGCTATCAAGAAAAAGAATTCAAATCCGTCTCTAGTGGTGATTTAGGCCTTGATTCAGACGACGATAAAAATGAGGAAGAAACAACAGAACATAAAGAACTGTTTGAAGAAATGAAGTCTGTTCTTGGAGAAAAAGTAAAAGATGTCCGCGTTTCTAAGCGACTAAAATCACACCCAGTCTGCTTAACGGCTGAAGGTGAAGTCACAATTGAAATGGAAAAAGTATTACAAAACATGCCAGAAAACCAACATGTAAAAGCAGATAAAGTGTTAGAGATTAACCATAGTCATGACATTTTCAATTCACTAAAGCAAGCCTTTGAAAACGATAAAGAGAAGTTTAACCTTTATACAAATTTACTATACAACCAAGCGCTACTTATTGAAGGCTTGCCACTCGAAGACCCAGTCGCTTTCACAAATGACATGAGTAAGATTATGAATTAA
- a CDS encoding ABC transporter ATP-binding protein, whose protein sequence is MILLQCVQITKSFGAETILSNVKLEVQSRERIALVGRNGAGKSTLLKIISGELSHDSGDIIIPKNVEIGYLAQHSGLNTNRSIWDEMMSVFTHLKQMEKHLRELEEKMSNPSAPNYEKVLQEYDQLQQDFKDQGGYQYEADIRSILSGLNFSDFDYDTPISSLSGGQKTRLSLGKLLLTKPDLLILDEPTNHLDIDTLTWLENYLAGYPGAILVVSHDRYFLDRIVDYVYELTFHSTVKFTGNYSAYLEEKAKRLELEMKMYEKQQGEVKKLEDFVQRNIARASTSNRAKSRRKQLERMELMTRPKDDDKSANFQFDIDRQSGNDVLTLQNVTIGYDGEPLATNIELKLERGESVALIGPNGIGKSTLIKAIADKIKPITGQIQYGSNVKIGYYDQEQTELTSNKTVLQELWDEYPQTPEKEIRTVLGNFLFSGDDVLKIVSDLSGGEKSRLALAKLMMQNANMLILDEPTNHLDLDSKEVLENALIDYPGTLLFVSHDRYFVNRMATRVVELSSDRITNYLGDYDYYINKKLEQAEWAELEASKQLQNSQSSPNEDSEKQSKQDYEREKELKKKARQRQRKIEDLEKMIEEAEMNIAEWEEELCNPDVYQDHEKSLQLNENIEKTKQKVEAHMEEWEELQLEEE, encoded by the coding sequence ATGATTTTATTACAATGTGTACAAATAACAAAGTCCTTTGGGGCTGAAACAATATTATCCAATGTAAAACTTGAAGTCCAAAGTCGTGAACGAATTGCTCTTGTCGGTCGAAATGGCGCAGGCAAGTCAACATTGTTAAAAATTATATCAGGAGAACTATCTCATGACTCTGGAGATATTATTATCCCTAAAAACGTTGAAATCGGTTATTTAGCCCAACATAGTGGCTTAAATACGAACCGCTCAATTTGGGATGAAATGATGTCTGTTTTCACCCATTTAAAACAAATGGAGAAACATTTACGAGAATTAGAAGAAAAAATGAGCAACCCAAGTGCACCAAACTATGAAAAAGTATTGCAAGAATATGATCAATTACAACAAGACTTTAAAGATCAAGGCGGTTACCAATATGAAGCCGACATTCGCAGTATTTTATCTGGGTTAAACTTCTCTGATTTTGATTACGATACACCGATATCCAGTTTAAGTGGTGGTCAAAAAACAAGACTCTCTTTAGGCAAATTGTTATTAACGAAGCCAGACCTTTTAATTTTAGACGAACCGACAAACCACCTAGACATAGATACACTCACTTGGTTAGAAAACTATTTAGCTGGCTATCCCGGAGCAATACTCGTTGTCTCGCACGACCGATACTTTCTCGATCGAATCGTAGATTATGTATACGAGCTAACCTTTCATTCAACAGTGAAGTTCACCGGAAACTACAGTGCGTACTTAGAGGAAAAAGCAAAACGCCTCGAGCTTGAAATGAAAATGTATGAAAAACAACAAGGTGAAGTGAAAAAGTTGGAAGACTTCGTCCAGAGAAACATTGCTCGTGCTTCAACAAGTAATCGTGCCAAAAGCCGTCGTAAACAGCTTGAACGAATGGAGCTGATGACAAGACCAAAAGATGATGATAAATCTGCAAATTTCCAATTTGATATAGACCGACAAAGTGGAAATGATGTGTTAACACTGCAAAACGTAACAATCGGTTATGATGGCGAACCATTAGCAACAAACATTGAATTAAAACTTGAACGTGGTGAAAGTGTTGCATTAATTGGACCTAATGGAATCGGAAAATCAACACTCATTAAAGCGATCGCCGACAAAATAAAACCGATCACCGGGCAAATTCAATACGGCAGTAACGTAAAGATCGGTTACTACGATCAAGAACAGACAGAACTTACCTCTAATAAAACGGTCCTACAAGAGCTATGGGATGAATACCCGCAAACGCCTGAAAAGGAGATCCGCACAGTTCTCGGAAATTTCTTATTTAGTGGCGATGATGTTCTTAAAATTGTTTCAGACTTAAGTGGTGGAGAAAAATCTCGTCTAGCACTTGCCAAGTTAATGATGCAAAATGCAAACATGCTCATTTTGGACGAGCCGACAAACCATTTAGATCTAGACAGTAAAGAAGTGTTAGAAAATGCCTTAATTGATTATCCAGGAACGCTCCTTTTCGTTTCACATGACCGTTATTTTGTTAATCGTATGGCAACACGGGTCGTCGAACTCTCTAGTGATAGGATTACAAACTATTTAGGGGACTATGATTACTATATAAATAAAAAGCTCGAACAAGCCGAATGGGCAGAGCTTGAAGCTAGTAAACAACTTCAAAACAGTCAAAGTTCACCTAACGAAGATAGTGAAAAACAATCGAAGCAAGATTACGAACGAGAAAAAGAGCTGAAGAAAAAAGCCCGCCAACGACAGCGTAAAATTGAAGATCTCGAAAAAATGATTGAAGAAGCTGAAATGAACATTGCCGAATGGGAAGAAGAATTATGCAACCCTGACGTTTATCAAGACCACGAAAAATCATTACAGTTAAACGAAAACATTGAAAAGACAAAGCAAAAAGTCGAAGCACATATGGAAGAATGGGAAGAACTACAACTCGAAGAAGAATAA
- the moaC gene encoding cyclic pyranopterin monophosphate synthase MoaC, which yields MGSFTHFNDQGRAKMVDISDKQETVRTAVAKSSVQVTKDIYEGITAGTMKKGDVLSVAQVAGVMAAKNTSQWIPMCHPLSLSGVDIHFDWEVSEETYILLIEVGVKTKGSTGVEMEALTAASATALTVYDMCKAIDKGMVIGETFLQEKTGGKSGDYKR from the coding sequence ATGGGTTCGTTTACACATTTTAATGACCAAGGTCGAGCAAAAATGGTCGATATTTCTGACAAACAAGAAACGGTTCGCACAGCTGTGGCGAAAAGCAGTGTCCAAGTGACAAAAGATATTTACGAGGGCATTACTGCAGGAACGATGAAAAAAGGTGACGTTCTTTCCGTTGCACAAGTAGCAGGAGTAATGGCGGCCAAAAATACATCGCAATGGATTCCAATGTGTCATCCATTATCACTCTCAGGTGTGGATATTCATTTTGACTGGGAAGTAAGTGAAGAAACATACATTCTTCTTATTGAAGTTGGTGTGAAGACGAAAGGGAGCACAGGAGTAGAGATGGAGGCGTTAACAGCTGCATCAGCAACAGCACTTACAGTTTATGATATGTGTAAAGCTATAGATAAAGGAATGGTCATTGGCGAGACTTTCTTGCAGGAGAAAACCGGCGGAAAGAGCGGCGACTACAAGAGATAA